A genomic window from Anopheles ziemanni chromosome X, idAnoZiCoDA_A2_x.2, whole genome shotgun sequence includes:
- the LOC131290957 gene encoding acetylcholine receptor subunit beta-like 1, whose protein sequence is MRPSVLIVSVLLVLLQYLGKGSCSEDEERLVRDLFRGYNKLIRPVQNMTQKVDVRFGLAFVQLINVNEKNQIMKSNVWLRLVWSDYQLQWDEADYGGIGVLRLPPDKVWKPDIVLFNNADGNYEVRYKSNVLIYPNGEVLWVPPAIYQSSCTIDVTYFPFDQQTCIMKFGSWTFNGDQVSLALYNNKNFVDLSDYWKSGTWDIIEVPAYLNVYEGNPTETDITFYIIIRRKTLFYTVNLILPTVLISFLCVLVFYLPAEAGEKVTLGISILLSLVVFLLLVSKILPPTSLVLPLIAKYLLFTFIMNTVSILVTVIIINWNFRGPRTHRMPMWIRSVFLHYLPAMLLMKRPRKTRLRWMMEMPGMSVPPQPHTHPSYGSPAEIPKHISALGAKQSKMEVMELSDLHHPNCKMNRKLNSGDLGIGADSCRRESESSDSILLSPEASKATEAVEFIAEHLRNEDLYIQTREDWKYVAMVIDRLQLYIFFIVTTAGTVGILMDAPHIFEYVDQDRIIEIYRGK, encoded by the exons ATGCGTCCCAGCGTCCTGATCGTGTCGGTGCTGTTGGTGCTACTCCAGTACCTCGGTAAAG GTTCCTGTTCCGAAGATGAGGAACGTCTGGTGCGGGATCTGTTCCGTGGCTACAATAAGCTCATCCGACCCGTACAAAACATGACACAGAAGGTGGATGTGCGGTTCGGGTTGGCTTTCGTCCAGCTGATCAACGTG AATGAGAAAAATCAGATCATGAAATCGAACGTATGGCTGCGGTTGGTGTGGAGCGACTACCAGCTACAGTGGGACGAAGCCGACTATGGTGGCATAGGCGTGCTTCGTCTACCACCCGATAAGGTTTGGAAGCCGGACATCGTACTGTTCAATAA CGCCGACGGTAACTACGAGGTGCGCTACAAATCGAACGTGCTGATCTATCCGAACGGTGAAGTACTCTGGGTTCCGCCAGCCATCTATCAAAGCTCGTGCACGATCGACGTCACCTACTTCCCGTTCGACCAGCAGACCTGCATCATGAAGTTTGGGTCGTGGACGTTCAACGGTGACCAGGTGTCGCTTGCGctatacaacaacaaaaacttcgTTGATCTGTCCGACTATTGGAAATCGGGTACGTGGGACATCATCGAGGTGCCCGCCTACCTGAACGTGTACGAAGGCAACCCGACCGAAACGGACATCACCTTCTACATCATCATCCGCCGGAAGACGCTGTTCTACACGGTCAACTTGATTCTGCCAACGGTGCTGATTTCGTTTCTGTGCGTACTTGTCTTCTACCTGCCAGCCGAAGCTGGCGAGAAAGTGACGCTTGGCATCAGTATTCTGCTGTCACTGGTTGTGTTTCTGCTGCTCGTGTCGAAGATTCTACCGCCAACCTCGCTGGTGCTGCCACTGATCGCCAAGTACCTGCTGTTCACCTTCATCATGAACACGGTCTCAATCCTGGTGACGGTGATCATCATCAACTGGAACTTCCGGGGACCGCGCACACATCGGATGCCCATGTGGATCCGATCGGTCTTCCTGCACTATCTGCCGgcgatgctgctgatgaagcGTCCGCGCAAAACGCGTCTCCGCTGGATGATGGAGATGCCGGGCATGAGCGTTCCACCGCAACCGCACACTCACCCGTCGTATGGTTCGCCAGCCGAGATACCGAAGCACATCAGCGCGCTCGGCGCAAAGCAGTCCAAGATGGAGGTGATGGAGCTGTCCGACCTACACCATCCGAACTGTAAGATGAACCGCAAGCTGAACAGCGGTGATCTCGGCATCGGCGCCGACAGCTGCCGTCGGGAGAGCGAGAGCTCCGACTCAATTCTGCTGTCGCCGGAGGCGAGCAAGGCCACCGAGGCGGTCGAGTTCATCGCCGAGCATCTGCGCAACGAGGATCTGTACATCCAG ACTCGCGAGGACTGGAAGTATGTGGCGATGGTTATCGATCGGCTACAGCTGTACATCTTCTTCATAGTAACAACGGCGGGAACGGTCGGCATCCTGATGGACGCACCGCACATCTTCGAGTACGTCGATCAGGATCGTATCATCGAAATCTACCGcggaaaataa
- the LOC131290889 gene encoding receptor-binding cancer antigen expressed on SiSo cells gives MITELVMNRVRQLFLALIGVLKRAMCCFSRRRKLSLGECEVLNTVSVDRDQGRFKNVPEKDWNSWDDSPKTVEEHIERYRETLAQVPSPVEPKAEMDYFQDMAPQISSQPKICIATDTEPSDFSRLTAKIDIPVVNELEDWNEGDRHGWDDADETTTKQLIRETRKELRAQRYHNRHQPEASYT, from the exons ATGATAACGGAGCTGGTGATGAACCGGGTCCGGCAACTGTTCCTGGCGCTGATCGGCGTGCTAAAGCGTGCGATGTGCTGCTTTTCGCGCCGCCGGAAACTGTCGCTGGGTGAATGCGAGGTGCTAAACACAGTCAGCGTCGACCGGGACCAAGGGCGTTTCAAGAACGTACCGGAGAAGGACTGGAACTCGTGGGACGATTCGCCCAAGACTGTCGAGGAACACATAGAGCGGTACCGGGAAACGCTGGCCCAGGTCCCGTCACCGGTGGAACCAAAGGCAGAGATGGACTACTTTCAGGATATGGCTCCGCAGATCTCGTCGCAGCCAAAGATCTGCATTGCTACCGACACCGAGCCGAGCGATTTCAGCAGGTTAACGGCGAAAATCGACATTCCGGTCGTG AATGAACTTGAGGATTGGAACGAGGGTGATAGGCACGGCTGGGACGATGCGGATGAAACGACGACCAAACAGTTAATAAGGGAAACTAGGAAAGAGCTACGAGCGCAGCGATACCATAATCGCCACCAGCCGGAAGCGTCCTACACATGA
- the LOC131290395 gene encoding LOW QUALITY PROTEIN: fasciclin-1 (The sequence of the model RefSeq protein was modified relative to this genomic sequence to represent the inferred CDS: inserted 1 base in 1 codon) produces MAPKNSPILWTLKRCVMLLAGAILLILGSITSSDAISLEMHLRDDPDLSEFYSLIERDRAALEWVKDSAATVFAPTNQAFQRFAHNKTQLLYHFVNSAYKLDRLGDVLISNYEGNPQLYITRVRQPRYGDGSYARDLLYVNNAKILRERSDMQFRNGFGNDQILHVIDDVLVPVSVTPGLNKSYGSNPDAWEFLENVEAMNIEPHRVRSFRXKIIRLDIQQNYRKSGRNTFLIPVESAFKSQPHNLVNMIDSKVIDGHIIPNKTIFIAPAPYGLPQPTMAFEDALRITVTFLRYGEAKEARVYVVSNTMYGNSRHTSGAVIAEVVKANIPVRNGVVHLIQRPLVVVNMKGVPMLTENNYFLWSKFRDLIEDYAPEFVEHIRDMSQKTIFVPHNDAIAEMMQTNFMSNRQKLREALLMHVVPDALTIEIIRRNNQNHIFQIPTLSTRKFIYCNVFENRTSRTRSITIEGGGVNATVVLGDIATMDGYIHIIDRMLGVPYMTVQKKLQTDPMLNLTYHFGILNRFNEQLNKTTKRFTYFVPRDKAWIQWFHDHPAANLEDFVRNYDRTREVLQRHLVVADRVFTIGELRNMSYESLTLPTLGRDRLQIKVKEEDRRYYIQWKETGRWATVFRADVDCTNGLIHVIDDPFVLEEEVIVPGGTNAAMMRWKQTVEVTVFMTAINLFLAVSVFLMN; encoded by the exons ATGGCACCGAAGAACTCTCCGATTCTCTGGACGCTAAAGCGCTGCGTGATGCTGCTCGCCGGTGCCATACTGCTTATTCTTGGCTCGATCACATCCTCCGATGCCATTTCGCTCGAGATGCACCTACGCGACGATCCGGATCTATCCGAG TTTTACTCCTTAATCGAACGAGACAGAGCAGCCCTGGAGTGGGTAAAGGATAGCGCGGCTACCGTTTTTGCCCCGACCAATCAGGCCTTCCAGCGATTCGCGCACAACAAGACGCAACTGCTCTATCACTTCG TTAATTCGGCGTACAAACTGGACCGACTTGGGGATGTTCTGATAAGCAATTACGAAGGTAACCCACAGTTGTACATCACACGTGTTCGCCAGCCGCGTTATGGAGATGGAAGCTACGCTCGAGATCTGCTGTACGTCAACAATGCAAAGATCTTGCGCGAGCGCTCCGATATGCAGTTTCGGAACGGTTTTGGCAATGATCAG ATTCTGCACGTTATCGACGATGTATTAGTACCGGTTAGTGTGACGCCCGGATTGAACAAATCGTATGGATCCAATCCTGACGCTTGGGAGTTCTTGGAGAACGTCGAGGCAATGAATATCGAGCCGCATCGTGTTCG ATCCTTCC GGAAGATCATACGCTTAGATATACAGCAAAACTATCGCAAGTCCGGCCGAAATACGTTTCTAATTCCTGTGGAGAGCGCGTTCAAGAGTCAACCACACAACCTCGTGAACATGATCGACTCGAAGGTGATCGATGGGCACATCATTCCGAATAAGACTATCTTCATCGCACCTGCTCCGTACGGTCTGCCACAGCCGACGATGGCGTTCGAGGATGCGCTGCGGATCACGGTGACCTTCCTCCGCTACGGCGAGGCAAAGGAGGCACGGG TGTACGTCGTGTCCAACACCATGTATGGTAACTCGCGCCATACTTCGGGTGCGGTCATAGCAGAGGTCGTCAAGGCCAATATCCCGGTTCGAAACGGTGTCGTTCATCTGATCCAACGCCCGCTGGTCGTCGTCAATATGAAGGGCGTGCCGATGCTGACG GAAAACAACTACTTCCTTTGGTCAAAGTTTCGCGATCTGATCGAAGACTACGCACCAGAGTTCGTGGAGCACATAAGGGATATGTCACAGAAGACGATCTTCGTGCCGCACAACGATGCTATCGCAGAGATGATGCAAACCAATTTTATgag CAATCGACAGAAGCTTCGTGAGGCGCTCTTGATGCATGTTGTACCAGATGCACTTACCATCGAAATTATTCGTCGCAACAACCAGAATCAT ATCTTCCAGATACCGACACTCTCCACGCGCAAGTTCATCTATTGTAACGTTTTCGAAAACCGAACCAGCCGCACCCGATCGATTACAATCGAGGGTGGTGGCGTGAATGCTACCGTTGTGCTGGGTGACATCGCGACCATGGACGGTTACATACACATCATCGATCGCATGCTGGGCGTACCGTACATGACAGTGCAGAAGAAGCTACAAACCGATCCAATGCTGAA CTTAACATATCACTTTGGAATACTGAATCGCTTCAACGAGCAGCTCAACAAGACGACCAAACGGTTCACGTATTTTGTGCCGCGTGACAAAGCTTGGATACAGTGGTTCCACGACCATCCGGCTGCTAACTTGGAAGATTTCGTGCGCAACTACGATCGG ACACGTGAAGTTCTTCAACGCCACTTGGTCGTGGCCGATCGCGTCTTCACCATTGGTGAACTGCGCAATATGTCCTACGAGTCGCTAACCCTGCCTACATTAGGTCGGGATCGTTTGCAGATCAAGGTGAAAGAGGAAGATCGCC GGTACTACATCCAGTGGAAGGAGACGGGACGGTGGGCGACCGTTTTTCGTGCTGATGTGGATTGCACCAACGGGTTGATCCATGTCATCGATGATCCTTTCGTGCTGGAGGAAGAAGTCATCGTACCAGGTGGTACGAACGCTGCAATGATGCGGTGGAAACAGACTGTTGAGGTGACCGTCTTTATGACTGCAATCAACCTCTTCCTTGCCGTGTCGGTGTTTTTGATGAACTAg
- the LOC131291389 gene encoding tropomodulin: MAETYEEYEETHHVTRKSVTTFKIEETSSSTTTKTITTPAKLYGKDVGAYDDIDVDELLAQLSPEEITMLAKEVDPDDSFLPPSQRTNYECDKAPTGPLDRKKLIEHINKQALETPDRPELEPYVPGVVRGKKWMPPPPAAKLQAADEQIAIDLGDEYEQALTDATQEEIIDLAAILGFHSMMNQDQYHASLLNKGQPVGLGWDGITKSAIPKIFPAEAPNTTDPEETIQRIKSDDGKLVEVNLNNIKTISDEQFDKLFEALKSNTHLEVLSLTNVGLTDRTALMLASAIEQNHALRVLNVETNFISPPVIVTLVKSLLTQMTIEEFRASNQRSQVFGNKIEMEITELVEKNTTLLRLGLHLEFNDARHRVAAHLQRNIDRIRVDKRDGRSSRGSYYRPVRLGEEEEVAEMSDVEEEPEEEPEAEVPAGDYDVEEDPDNVVIRPPPSDDEEIKKKSLTTAAV; this comes from the exons ACCTCGTCGTCGACTACCACGAAAACCATCACGACACCGGCCAAACTGTACGGCAAGGATGTCGGCGCGTACGACGATATCGATGTGGACGAGCTGCTTGCCCAGCTGTCGCCGGAGGAAATCACCATGCTGGCAAAGGAGGTCGATCCCGAT GATTCGTTTCTACCGCCGAGCCAGCGTACGAACTACGAGTGTGATAAGGCACCGACCGGTCCGCTCGATCGCAAGAAGCTGATCGAACATATTAACAAGCAAGCACTGGAAACGCCCGACCGTCCAGAGCTTGAACCGTACGTACCGGGAGTGGTGCGCGGAAAGAAG TGGATGCCACCGCCACCAGCGGCGAAGCTGCAGGCCGCCGATGAGCAGATAGCGATTGATCTCGGCGACGAGTACGAGCAGGCTCTCACGGATGCCACGCAAGAAGAGATTATCGATCTCGCCGCAATCCTCGGCTTCCACTCCATGATGAACCAGGACCAATACCACGCGTCGCTGCTGAACAAGGGCCAGCCGGTCGGACTCGGCTGGGATGGCATCACCAAGTCGGCTATACCGAAGATCTTCCCGGCTGAGGCACCGAATACCACCGACCCGGAGGAGACGATCCAGCGCATCAAGAGCGACGATGGCAAGCTGGTCGAGGTGAACCTCAACAACATCAAG ACCATCTCAGACGAACAGTTCGACAAATTATTCGAGGCGCTCAAGAGCAACACACACCTGGAGGTACTGTCGCTGACCAACGTCGGACTGACAGATCGCACCGCACTGATGTTGGCTTCGGCCATCGAACAGAATCACGCCCTGCGGGTGCTGAACGTCGAAACGAACTTTATCAGCCCTCCGGTCATCGTGACGCTGGTCAAGAGCTTGCTGACGCAGATGACAATCGAGGAGTTTCGAGCCTCGAACCAG CGATCGCAAGTGTTCGGTAACAAGATCGAGATGGAGATCACGGAGCTGGTCGAAAAGAATACCACCCTGCTGCGGCTGGGTTTGCATTTGGAGTTCAACGATGCCCGGCATCGGGTAGCCGCCCATCTGCAACGTAACATCGACAGAA TTCGGGTGGACAAACGCGATGGCCGATCGTCCCGTGGCAGCTACTATCGCCCGGTCCGCCTCGGagaagaggaggaggtggcGGAAATGTCCGACGTCGAGGAGGAACCGGAGGAGGAGCCGGAGGCCGAGGTGCCGGCGGGCGACTACGACGTCGAGGAGGATCCCGACAACGTGGTCATCCGTCCACCGCCATCTGACGACGAAGAGAT TAAGAAAAAATCTCTCACAACGGCTGCAGTttag